The following coding sequences lie in one Methylotuvimicrobium alcaliphilum 20Z genomic window:
- the mnmG gene encoding tRNA uridine-5-carboxymethylaminomethyl(34) synthesis enzyme MnmG, with amino-acid sequence MKFKKIFDVIVIGGGHAGTEAALAAARSGAQTLLLTQNIDTLGQMSCNPAIGGIGKGHLVKEIDALGGVMAEAIDHAGIQFRILNASKGPAVRATRAQADRSLYKQYVRSALENQANLALFQQTVADLIVEGGRVAGVKTQMGLEFRARAVVLTAGTFLAGRIHIGLENYTGGRAGDPASVELAQRLRELPFRVDRLKTGTPPRIDGRTIDYSRLEKQFGDDPVPVFSFLGKREQHPRQIPCFITRTNSRTHDIIRSGLDRSPMYTGVIEGIGPRYCPSIEDKIVRFADRDSHQIFIEPEGLNTNEIYPNGISTSLPFDVQYEFVRSMLGFENAEIIRPGYAIEYDFFDPRDLKSSLETKHMPGLFFAGQINGTTGYEEAAAQGLIAGLNAARSTRDQESWCPARDEAYIGVMIDDLITRGTQEPYRMFTSRAEYRLLLREDNADLRLTEIGRELGLVGDERWRTFEHKREQIGALQTELSKKWLRAETAEAKQAEAFWGKPLQREVNLMDLLRRPEVDIERLLTFIARDEIPGQVSEQVAIQAKYSGYIDRQQTEIDKTKRYDHLRLPETIDYRNVSGLSNEVCEKLRKQQPETLGQASRIPGVTPAAISLLLVHLKKKSA; translated from the coding sequence GTGAAATTCAAAAAAATTTTTGATGTCATCGTGATCGGCGGCGGTCATGCCGGAACCGAGGCCGCATTGGCGGCCGCCCGAAGCGGCGCGCAAACCTTGTTACTTACCCAAAATATCGATACCTTGGGGCAGATGAGCTGCAATCCGGCGATCGGAGGCATAGGTAAAGGGCATCTCGTCAAGGAAATCGATGCGCTCGGCGGCGTCATGGCCGAGGCGATCGATCATGCCGGCATTCAGTTTCGTATTTTAAACGCCAGTAAAGGTCCTGCGGTCAGAGCGACTCGCGCGCAAGCCGATCGTAGTCTTTATAAGCAATACGTGCGTAGTGCATTGGAAAATCAAGCGAATTTGGCCTTGTTTCAGCAAACGGTTGCCGATTTGATCGTCGAAGGCGGTCGGGTTGCCGGCGTTAAAACCCAAATGGGGCTCGAGTTTCGCGCGCGCGCCGTAGTCTTGACCGCGGGTACCTTTTTAGCCGGGCGTATTCATATCGGACTGGAAAATTATACCGGCGGGCGTGCCGGCGACCCGGCTTCGGTCGAGTTGGCCCAGCGTTTGCGCGAGTTGCCATTCCGAGTGGACCGATTGAAAACCGGCACGCCGCCGCGCATCGACGGTCGCACGATCGATTACAGTCGATTGGAAAAACAATTCGGCGACGATCCGGTTCCGGTTTTTTCGTTTTTGGGCAAACGCGAGCAGCACCCGCGTCAAATCCCTTGCTTTATCACGCGAACCAATAGCAGAACGCATGACATCATTCGGTCCGGTCTGGACCGTTCGCCGATGTACACCGGTGTGATCGAAGGCATCGGGCCGCGCTATTGTCCCTCTATCGAAGATAAGATCGTACGTTTCGCCGATCGCGATTCGCATCAGATTTTCATCGAGCCGGAAGGCTTGAACACGAACGAGATTTATCCGAACGGTATTTCAACCAGCTTGCCGTTCGATGTGCAATACGAATTCGTAAGATCGATGCTCGGTTTCGAAAACGCCGAAATCATTCGTCCGGGCTATGCGATCGAATACGACTTTTTCGACCCTCGGGATCTTAAGTCGTCATTGGAAACCAAGCATATGCCGGGTTTGTTTTTTGCCGGGCAAATCAACGGCACGACCGGCTATGAAGAAGCTGCCGCGCAGGGCTTGATCGCAGGGCTCAATGCTGCGCGCTCGACTCGCGATCAGGAAAGTTGGTGTCCGGCTCGCGACGAGGCATACATCGGCGTGATGATCGATGATTTGATCACGCGCGGTACGCAAGAGCCTTATCGGATGTTTACGAGCCGTGCCGAATACCGGCTGTTGCTGCGCGAAGATAACGCCGATCTACGCTTGACCGAAATCGGCCGCGAGTTAGGCTTGGTCGGCGACGAGCGTTGGCGCACTTTCGAACATAAGCGTGAACAAATCGGTGCTTTGCAAACGGAACTGTCGAAAAAATGGCTTCGGGCCGAAACGGCAGAAGCCAAACAAGCCGAAGCGTTTTGGGGCAAGCCGTTGCAGCGCGAAGTCAACTTGATGGATTTGCTGCGCCGCCCCGAAGTGGATATCGAGCGGCTGTTGACCTTTATCGCGCGGGATGAAATTCCGGGACAGGTGTCCGAGCAAGTCGCGATACAGGCCAAATATTCGGGGTACATCGACAGGCAACAGACTGAAATCGACAAGACCAAGCGTTACGATCATTTACGTTTGCCGGAAACGATCGATTACCGGAACGTCTCGGGGCTTTCAAATGAAGTTTGTGAAAAACTCAGAAAACAACAGCCGGAAACGCTGGGACAAGCTTCGCGAATTCCCGGCGTGACGCCGGCGGCGATATCCTTGTTGCTGGTCCATTTAAAGAAGAAAAGCGCCTGA
- the rsmG gene encoding 16S rRNA (guanine(527)-N(7))-methyltransferase RsmG yields MDTCRKRLQAGLDELNLTLSDEQTDRLLRFIGLIDKWNKAFNLTSIRDQEAMVSLHLLDSLAVLPYVTGQRVIDIGTGAGLPGIPLAVCRPDKTFTLLDSNSKKTRFVQQAVLELKLANVQVCHGRVEGFTSEHLFDTVITRAFTNLPDMLKMTGHLIAPGGVLLAMKGQYPEQELLQIGGDATVIPIRVPGIEAQRCLIQINKPTQRE; encoded by the coding sequence ATGGATACTTGCCGGAAACGACTTCAGGCCGGTCTCGATGAATTAAACTTAACGCTTAGCGACGAACAGACCGACCGCTTGTTGAGGTTCATCGGACTGATCGATAAATGGAATAAAGCATTCAATTTAACCTCGATCCGTGACCAGGAAGCGATGGTAAGTCTGCATCTGCTCGATAGTCTTGCGGTTTTACCTTATGTTACCGGGCAAAGGGTCATCGATATCGGGACCGGCGCCGGATTGCCGGGTATTCCTTTGGCCGTTTGCCGGCCGGACAAAACTTTCACGTTATTGGATAGCAATAGCAAAAAAACCCGTTTCGTGCAGCAGGCCGTTTTAGAGTTGAAATTGGCCAATGTTCAGGTTTGTCATGGCCGAGTTGAGGGTTTTACGTCTGAACATTTGTTCGATACGGTCATTACGCGAGCGTTTACTAATTTGCCCGACATGCTGAAAATGACCGGGCATTTGATCGCGCCGGGCGGCGTGTTATTGGCGATGAAAGGTCAGTATCCCGAGCAGGAGTTGCTGCAAATCGGAGGTGACGCGACAGTGATACCGATACGGGTTCCGGGAATAGAAGCGCAGCGATGCCTGATTCAAATTAACAAGCCTACGCAGCGGGAGTGA
- a CDS encoding ParA family protein — protein sequence MGKVIAVTNQKGGVGKTTTSVNLSAALAGAKRKVLLVDLDPQGNAAMGCGVDKDAVQYSSYDLLLEDVPAAETVVKQESCGFSIIPANSDLTAAEVNMLQIDRKERRLAEALQAIKDQYDYILIDCPPTLNMLTLNAMVAADSVLIPMQCEYYALEGLSALMSTLRNIQGSVNPGLHLEGILRTMFDNRSRLTKDVSDQLTEYFGDKVFRTTIPRNIRLAEAPSHGLPVIQYDKSSRGALAYIALAGEMIRKEKK from the coding sequence GTGGGAAAGGTGATAGCAGTTACCAATCAAAAAGGCGGGGTCGGTAAAACGACGACCAGTGTTAATCTGTCCGCGGCTTTGGCGGGCGCAAAACGAAAAGTGTTGTTAGTGGATCTCGATCCGCAAGGTAATGCGGCGATGGGTTGCGGCGTCGATAAAGACGCGGTGCAATATTCCAGTTACGATTTATTATTAGAAGATGTGCCGGCAGCCGAGACTGTTGTAAAGCAAGAGTCGTGCGGCTTTTCGATCATTCCGGCCAATTCCGACTTGACGGCAGCCGAAGTCAATATGCTGCAGATCGATCGAAAGGAGCGGCGTCTGGCCGAAGCCTTGCAGGCGATTAAGGATCAGTACGACTATATACTGATCGATTGCCCTCCTACCTTGAATATGTTGACATTAAATGCCATGGTCGCAGCCGATAGCGTGCTGATACCGATGCAGTGCGAATACTATGCGCTAGAAGGTTTATCGGCGCTGATGTCGACATTGAGAAACATCCAAGGTTCGGTGAATCCCGGCTTGCATCTCGAAGGTATTTTAAGAACGATGTTCGATAATAGAAGTCGCTTGACCAAAGACGTATCCGATCAGTTGACTGAATATTTCGGCGATAAAGTGTTTCGCACCACGATTCCGCGTAATATTCGCTTGGCCGAGGCGCCGAGTCATGGTTTGCCGGTGATTCAATACGATAAGTCGTCGCGCGGTGCCTTGGCTTATATTGCATTGGCCGGTGAAATGATTAGAAAAGAGAAGAAATAA
- a CDS encoding ParB/RepB/Spo0J family partition protein, protein MAVQKRGLGRGLDALLGDAPPATEKKNELQKLPIEWLQRGKFQPRKDIDPERIKELADSIKAQGIIQPIVLRKIGDERYEIVAGERRWRAAQLAGLQEVPVVVRDIDDKGAMAIALIENIQREDLNPLEEADALRRLLEEFELTHQQIADAIGKSRATVTNLLRLMELQPEVKQLLVDKQIEMGHARALLPLGRDLQIQAAQKIAKQSLSVRAVEKLIRDLQTEPLKNEPAEVDRDTLRLQEELTSKLGAKVSINHKQNGSGKLVLAYSSLEQLDGIIEQLSYSENRITD, encoded by the coding sequence ATGGCGGTACAAAAACGAGGTTTGGGTCGGGGGCTGGATGCATTACTGGGCGATGCGCCACCTGCAACAGAGAAAAAAAACGAACTGCAAAAACTGCCGATCGAATGGTTGCAGCGTGGAAAGTTTCAACCAAGAAAGGATATCGATCCGGAAAGGATCAAAGAGCTAGCCGATTCGATCAAGGCACAAGGTATCATTCAGCCGATTGTGTTGCGTAAAATCGGCGATGAACGATATGAAATCGTTGCTGGGGAAAGGCGTTGGCGCGCTGCGCAGCTTGCCGGGTTGCAAGAAGTGCCGGTGGTTGTGCGCGATATCGACGATAAGGGTGCGATGGCGATCGCATTGATTGAAAATATTCAGCGCGAAGATTTGAATCCGCTTGAAGAGGCCGACGCATTGAGAAGGCTTCTTGAAGAGTTTGAGTTGACGCATCAGCAAATCGCCGATGCGATCGGTAAATCCCGCGCGACGGTGACCAACTTATTGCGATTGATGGAGTTGCAGCCGGAAGTCAAGCAGTTGCTGGTCGATAAGCAAATCGAGATGGGGCATGCCCGGGCTTTGTTGCCGTTGGGGCGCGATCTGCAAATTCAGGCCGCGCAGAAAATCGCTAAGCAAAGTCTTTCGGTCAGGGCGGTGGAAAAACTGATCAGGGATTTGCAGACCGAGCCGCTAAAAAACGAACCGGCGGAAGTCGACCGCGATACCCTTCGATTGCAGGAGGAGCTAACGTCGAAACTCGGCGCGAAAGTCTCGATCAATCATAAACAAAACGGTTCCGGCAAACTGGTGCTGGCTTATTCGAGTTTGGAGCAATTGGACGGCATCATCGAGCAGCTCAGTTATTCGGAAAATAGGATTACCGATTGA
- a CDS encoding ATP synthase subunit I codes for MKPHRYNPQVVVSGVGVADEKISTVGKILILQAFVIIAISSGFAVFSGLQSAKSPFLGALAAFIPNLYFALRIFRASGQGAKKIVNSFYAGESGKLILTAVLFFLIFQIPNINILTLLLGYIAVLSVFWFALIMR; via the coding sequence ATGAAGCCTCATCGCTATAATCCACAAGTTGTTGTATCCGGAGTCGGTGTGGCGGACGAAAAGATTTCTACAGTCGGAAAAATCTTGATTTTACAAGCGTTCGTTATTATCGCGATATCTTCCGGATTTGCAGTTTTTTCGGGGCTGCAGAGTGCTAAGTCGCCGTTTCTAGGCGCATTAGCAGCATTTATACCGAATCTATACTTTGCTTTGCGCATCTTTAGAGCGAGCGGGCAAGGCGCCAAAAAAATCGTGAATTCGTTTTATGCCGGCGAATCGGGAAAGCTCATATTGACAGCTGTGCTGTTTTTTTTGATTTTTCAAATTCCGAATATCAATATTTTAACGCTGCTATTGGGGTATATAGCAGTATTGTCCGTATTTTGGTTTGCGCTAATTATGCGCTGA
- the atpB gene encoding F0F1 ATP synthase subunit A — MATEAHAAEGATGYIVHHLTPLSVGEGFWTLHLDTLFFSAVLGGLFIWFFKMAAERATSDVPGLVQNFAEMMIEFVDSQVKDSFHGKSELIAPLALTIFCWVFLFNFMDLFPVDLLPMIGSMMGIEYLRVVPSTDLNATFAMSISVFFLIIFYSIKVKGPWGFAKELMFQPFGPWLLPFNLLLKLVEELAKPISLALRLFGNLYAGELIFILIALLPWAIQPALSFPWAIFHILIITLQAFIFMVLTIVYLSMAHEDH; from the coding sequence ATGGCTACTGAAGCCCATGCAGCCGAAGGGGCAACCGGATATATCGTTCATCATTTGACACCATTGAGTGTCGGTGAGGGTTTCTGGACTTTGCATTTGGATACTCTGTTTTTTTCCGCCGTGTTGGGTGGATTGTTCATTTGGTTTTTTAAAATGGCGGCCGAAAGAGCCACTTCCGATGTCCCGGGATTGGTGCAAAATTTTGCCGAAATGATGATAGAGTTCGTCGATTCACAGGTTAAAGACAGCTTTCACGGCAAAAGCGAATTGATCGCGCCTTTGGCGTTGACGATTTTCTGCTGGGTCTTCCTGTTTAATTTTATGGATTTGTTCCCGGTTGATTTGTTGCCGATGATCGGTTCCATGATGGGTATCGAGTATCTGAGAGTCGTGCCCAGTACCGATTTGAATGCGACCTTCGCCATGTCGATTTCGGTATTCTTCCTGATTATTTTTTACAGCATTAAGGTCAAAGGCCCTTGGGGTTTCGCCAAAGAGTTGATGTTTCAACCGTTCGGACCTTGGTTGCTACCGTTTAATCTGTTGCTGAAACTGGTCGAGGAGCTAGCCAAACCGATCTCATTGGCGCTTCGTTTATTCGGTAATCTATATGCCGGCGAACTGATATTTATTCTGATTGCGCTGTTGCCGTGGGCAATACAGCCAGCGCTGAGCTTTCCGTGGGCAATTTTTCACATTCTGATTATCACGCTACAAGCTTTCATATTCATGGTATTGACGATCGTCTACCTGAGTATGGCTCACGAAGATCACTAA